In Kordia antarctica, the following proteins share a genomic window:
- a CDS encoding IS4 family transposase: MGKSTYFSSKSVFGQLISLIDDSMIKKEVKKCNSDRYTKRFTTKDHLISMLFCSFSKCTSLREISGAMLGLSGKTSSFQLNHIPKRSTLSDANKKRDVLVFENIYHQLLKQYGGFLSDSRIKDVIKKQVKIFDSSTISLFKNIMECVGRHSKSGKRKGGIKVHTVVNADEIVPSLVWFSEAKTHDHKFLEKLNCDKNTIYVFDKGFNDYRAFEHFTAYETGFVTRIKDNASYRKIEDLDVADYIHNGVLEDQIIEVEVKKGKEKTPLKLRKVTFYDRVNKREFEFLTNLFDLRADLIAALYKIRWQIELLFKQLKQNFPLKYFLGDNENAIKIQIYCVLIVNLLFAVIKKRLKRSWAFSNLVSFCKIHLFNYINLMKFLENPEKDWIIDKAESEQLTFNW; this comes from the coding sequence ATGGGCAAAAGTACTTATTTTTCTAGTAAGTCTGTTTTCGGACAGCTGATTTCTTTAATTGATGATTCAATGATAAAAAAGGAAGTTAAAAAGTGTAATTCAGACCGTTATACGAAGCGGTTTACTACAAAGGATCATCTGATAAGTATGCTTTTTTGTTCCTTTTCCAAATGCACATCTTTACGTGAGATATCTGGAGCAATGCTTGGTTTATCTGGGAAAACGAGTAGTTTTCAATTGAATCATATACCTAAAAGAAGTACATTATCAGATGCAAATAAAAAAAGAGACGTTTTAGTTTTTGAAAATATTTACCATCAATTATTAAAACAATATGGTGGTTTTTTATCGGACAGCCGAATTAAAGATGTTATAAAAAAGCAAGTTAAAATCTTTGATAGTTCAACAATAAGTCTGTTTAAAAATATAATGGAGTGTGTTGGCAGACATTCAAAAAGTGGTAAAAGAAAAGGTGGAATCAAAGTTCATACAGTAGTGAATGCAGATGAAATTGTACCGAGTTTGGTTTGGTTTAGCGAAGCAAAAACACACGACCATAAATTTTTAGAAAAATTAAATTGTGATAAAAACACAATTTATGTTTTTGACAAAGGCTTTAATGATTACAGGGCTTTTGAGCATTTTACAGCATATGAAACAGGATTTGTAACTCGAATAAAAGACAATGCTTCTTATAGAAAAATTGAAGATTTAGATGTTGCAGATTATATTCATAATGGAGTTTTAGAAGATCAAATAATTGAAGTAGAAGTAAAAAAAGGCAAAGAAAAAACCCCATTGAAATTAAGAAAAGTAACTTTTTATGATCGAGTAAATAAAAGAGAATTTGAGTTTTTAACTAATTTATTTGATTTAAGAGCCGATTTAATTGCTGCTTTGTATAAAATTAGATGGCAAATTGAGTTATTATTTAAACAATTAAAACAAAATTTTCCTTTGAAATATTTTTTAGGAGATAATGAAAATGCTATTAAAATACAGATATATTGCGTTTTAATAGTCAATTTGTTATTTGCAGTCATAAAAAAGAGGCTAAAAAGAAGTTGGGCTTTTTCTAATTTAGTTAGTTTCTGTAAAATTCACCTTTTCAATTATATTAATCTGATGAAATTTTTAGAAAACCCTGAAAAAGACTGGATAATTGATAAGGCTGAAAGTGAACAGCTAACATTTAATTGGTAG
- the tnpC gene encoding IS66 family transposase: MKTSLSTVVIDQDYVQIPKSEYEQLLSNYQNLELQLSELKRLIFGSKSERFVPNTDALQLGLFTEETSEQTAVVQQQISYNRSKTKKHPIRLPLASHLPRVEEIVEPVHIAQGSIKIGEEITEVLEYTPSRVYVRKIIRPKYALPNDAGIVIASLPSMILPKSNVGAGLLAHICVSKFVDHLPFYRQIQILKREDVVVAMSSMTGWFSKGVTQLEVLYEVLQKVVLQSQYLQGDESPIKVQDNHKNGSLHTGYHWVFHAPVERLVLFKYDPSRSAKVPKDFLQQFSGTLQTDGYRAYQNLSTKHPIKLLACMAHARRYFEKALDNDNARASHAMGQIQKLYAIERKIKERTTNTQTIKRYRELCAKPILEKLHTWMQQEYSKVLPKSAIGKAFAYSLNLWDKLSAYTQDGKYLIDNNLIENAIRPLALGRKNYLFAGSHKAAQHAAIMYSFFATCKINDVNPYLWLHDVFKRLPEHKANKLEELLPQNWKNPAVV; the protein is encoded by the coding sequence GTGAAAACATCCTTATCTACAGTGGTTATCGATCAAGATTATGTTCAGATTCCTAAATCAGAATATGAACAGTTACTCTCTAACTATCAAAATTTAGAATTACAGTTATCTGAGTTAAAACGCCTTATTTTTGGTAGTAAAAGCGAACGATTTGTTCCTAACACAGATGCACTTCAATTAGGACTATTTACAGAAGAAACTTCTGAGCAGACAGCGGTAGTACAACAGCAGATTAGTTACAATCGGTCAAAAACAAAAAAGCATCCTATTCGTTTACCATTAGCTTCGCATTTACCAAGAGTTGAAGAAATAGTAGAACCTGTGCATATTGCTCAAGGTAGTATTAAAATAGGTGAAGAAATTACAGAAGTATTGGAGTATACGCCTTCTAGGGTCTATGTTCGTAAAATTATTCGTCCAAAATATGCATTACCAAATGATGCAGGAATCGTTATTGCTTCACTTCCTAGCATGATCTTGCCAAAATCCAATGTTGGAGCTGGATTATTAGCCCATATTTGTGTCAGCAAGTTCGTGGATCATCTTCCTTTTTATCGTCAGATACAAATTTTAAAAAGAGAAGACGTTGTTGTAGCAATGTCATCAATGACAGGTTGGTTTTCTAAAGGAGTAACACAATTGGAGGTATTATATGAAGTCCTACAAAAAGTAGTATTACAAAGTCAGTACCTCCAAGGGGACGAGTCGCCGATCAAAGTTCAAGACAATCATAAAAACGGAAGCTTGCATACAGGATATCATTGGGTATTCCATGCACCAGTGGAACGATTAGTATTATTTAAGTACGATCCTAGCAGGTCAGCAAAAGTTCCAAAAGATTTTTTACAACAGTTTAGCGGAACATTGCAAACTGATGGATATAGAGCATACCAAAATCTAAGTACCAAACATCCGATAAAGCTCTTGGCTTGCATGGCACATGCCAGGCGCTATTTTGAAAAAGCACTTGATAATGATAACGCAAGAGCCAGCCATGCTATGGGGCAAATCCAAAAACTATATGCCATAGAGCGAAAAATAAAAGAGCGTACTACAAATACACAGACCATAAAACGCTATAGAGAGTTATGTGCGAAGCCTATTTTAGAAAAGCTTCATACTTGGATGCAACAAGAGTACAGTAAAGTATTGCCTAAAAGCGCTATTGGAAAGGCTTTTGCGTATAGTTTAAACTTGTGGGATAAGCTAAGCGCTTACACACAAGATGGAAAGTATCTGATTGATAACAACCTAATAGAAAATGCAATTAGACCACTGGCACTCGGGCGCAAAAATTATCTCTTCGCGGGATCTCACAAGGCTGCACAACATGCAGCTATCATGTATTCTTTCTTTGCTACTTGTAAAATCAATGATGTAAATCCGTATCTGTGGCTACATGATGTCTTTAAAAGATTACCTGAGCATAAAGCCAATAAATTAGAAGAATTACTACCACAAAATTGGAAAAATCCAGCAGTAGTTTAA
- the tnpB gene encoding IS66 family insertion sequence element accessory protein TnpB (TnpB, as the term is used for proteins encoded by IS66 family insertion elements, is considered an accessory protein, since TnpC, encoded by a neighboring gene, is a DDE family transposase.), with protein MFGLGISHRYHLYSHPTDMRKSFDGLAGIIQKELNGSALDGTAYIFINKSRDKVKILHWEDGGFVLYYKRLESGRFELPVYDASVMGITLSYSQLVLLIDGISISHIRRKKRYQIPA; from the coding sequence ATGTTTGGACTAGGAATTTCACACCGTTATCATTTATATAGTCACCCCACCGATATGCGTAAGAGTTTTGATGGTCTAGCAGGTATTATCCAAAAAGAACTCAACGGCTCTGCTCTGGATGGAACTGCATATATATTTATCAACAAATCACGTGATAAAGTAAAAATATTACATTGGGAAGATGGTGGTTTTGTGTTGTATTATAAACGCTTGGAATCTGGTCGCTTTGAGTTGCCTGTATATGATGCTTCTGTGATGGGTATTACTCTTAGTTATTCGCAATTGGTGTTACTTATCGATGGTATTTCAATCTCTCATATTCGTAGAAAAAAGCGATATCAAATACCTGCATAA
- the tnpA gene encoding IS66 family insertion sequence element accessory protein TnpA, whose amino-acid sequence MKNSKKQERMFALIEMMYLEDIDQKYFCEREDIKLATLKYWLKHYHLEKKLDQAEIHPREEPSWSKFIPIEVDMPMTTSDSSIKIEYPNGVRLHLDTCLLNQKTLCSLTQLISCLD is encoded by the coding sequence ATGAAAAACTCCAAGAAACAAGAGCGTATGTTTGCCTTGATAGAAATGATGTACTTAGAAGATATCGATCAGAAATATTTTTGTGAGCGTGAAGATATCAAGCTGGCTACTTTAAAATATTGGCTGAAACACTATCATCTTGAAAAGAAATTAGATCAAGCGGAAATTCATCCTAGAGAAGAACCATCTTGGAGTAAATTTATTCCTATTGAAGTTGATATGCCCATGACTACTTCTGATTCATCAATTAAAATTGAATATCCAAACGGTGTTCGTCTACATTTAGATACCTGTTTATTAAATCAAAAGACTCTTTGCTCATTAACTCAACTTATATCATGTTTGGACTAG
- a CDS encoding AraC family transcriptional regulator encodes MRNYTISAIALEAGFSSTESFTRAFSKKTGLNVSYFLQNIK; translated from the coding sequence TTGAGAAATTACACTATAAGTGCAATAGCTTTAGAAGCTGGTTTTTCGAGTACAGAATCTTTTACTAGAGCTTTTAGTAAGAAAACAGGGTTAAATGTATCATATTTTTTACAAAATATTAAATAG
- a CDS encoding S8 family serine peptidase — MFSLLLLLFVSCKTKSNIIKNTLFESKRAYIYEEFWHFKDILKDSVPGISLDIAYDLIKRKKGVATIVAVIDTELDISHEDLKNRIWINEDEIPNNGIDDDNNGYVDDIHGWNYVGSTEKDNIPYGFYEYVRIINNFDSIYRDVIHLSDIEKSQRESFKKYQKAFEAYHFKLESTRANVKRYEMVKQRYLNAKKITNQYISDILNTSQLQLDSLKNIISNSDHKKAIQRFNDFKKYGVTESWIDNKIKFQQEIINYKLNFHFKERYLINDDPNDLYDFPYGNNNIQGTTGISHSTKVSSVIAATRNDTLAEGINDKVKIMPLSISVSASEHDKDIALAIRYAVDNGAKVINMSIGKNFSLYPEWVYEALKYAEKHDVLVVTSSGNDGSNLDKVNNFPNDAIGGKEFINNFLKVGNTSYRVDSMFVYSSSNYGKKEVDIFAPGTKITCINRWKKISDTGTSLSSAVVSGIASLLFSYYPNLTAVEVKKIIMESGVSYDMMVLKPYPNGEKRDPKKVPFSSLSKSGKIVNAYNALLMAEEVSKKKKKKRKK; from the coding sequence ATGTTCTCTTTACTCTTGTTGCTTTTTGTCTCGTGTAAGACAAAAAGCAATATAATAAAGAATACACTATTTGAGTCAAAAAGAGCTTATATCTATGAAGAGTTTTGGCATTTTAAAGATATCTTAAAAGATAGTGTACCAGGAATAAGCTTAGACATAGCATACGACCTCATTAAAAGAAAAAAAGGAGTAGCAACAATTGTTGCCGTCATTGATACTGAATTAGATATATCACACGAAGATCTAAAAAATCGAATATGGATTAATGAAGATGAAATACCAAATAACGGTATTGATGACGATAACAATGGTTACGTGGATGACATTCATGGATGGAATTATGTAGGAAGTACAGAAAAAGATAATATTCCTTACGGGTTTTATGAATATGTTAGAATTATTAATAATTTTGATTCAATTTACAGGGATGTTATTCATTTAAGTGATATTGAGAAATCTCAAAGAGAGAGTTTCAAAAAATACCAAAAAGCATTTGAAGCTTATCATTTTAAATTAGAGTCAACAAGAGCAAATGTTAAAAGATATGAGATGGTTAAACAACGCTATCTTAATGCAAAAAAAATAACTAATCAATATATTAGTGACATTCTTAATACAAGTCAACTACAACTGGATTCTTTAAAAAACATAATTTCAAATAGCGATCACAAGAAAGCAATACAGCGATTTAATGATTTTAAAAAATATGGTGTAACAGAAAGTTGGATTGACAATAAGATAAAATTTCAGCAAGAAATTATAAACTACAAATTGAATTTTCATTTTAAAGAACGGTATCTAATAAATGATGATCCCAATGATCTTTATGATTTTCCATACGGCAATAATAATATTCAAGGGACAACTGGAATAAGTCATTCCACGAAAGTTTCTTCTGTAATAGCAGCTACTAGGAATGACACATTAGCAGAAGGAATAAATGACAAGGTGAAAATCATGCCTTTAAGTATTTCAGTATCTGCAAGTGAACATGATAAAGATATAGCTTTAGCAATACGGTATGCTGTAGATAATGGAGCAAAAGTGATAAACATGAGTATTGGGAAAAATTTCTCATTATATCCAGAATGGGTTTATGAAGCATTAAAATATGCAGAAAAACACGATGTTTTAGTAGTAACATCATCAGGAAATGATGGTTCTAATCTTGATAAAGTAAATAATTTTCCAAATGATGCTATTGGCGGGAAAGAATTCATAAATAACTTCCTAAAAGTAGGAAATACATCTTACAGAGTAGATTCTATGTTTGTTTACAGTAGTTCCAATTATGGAAAAAAAGAAGTTGATATATTCGCTCCAGGAACAAAAATTACTTGTATAAATAGATGGAAAAAGATTTCAGATACAGGTACTTCTTTGTCATCAGCTGTAGTTAGTGGCATTGCTAGTTTGCTGTTTTCTTACTATCCTAATCTTACAGCAGTAGAGGTAAAGAAAATCATTATGGAATCGGGTGTTTCATATGATATGATGGTATTAAAACCATATCCAAATGGAGAAAAAAGAGATCCTAAAAAAGTCCCTTTCAGCTCACTCTCAAAATCAGGCAAAATAGTAAACGCCTATAACGCATTACTCATGGCAGAAGAAGTTTCAAAAAAGAAGAAAAAGAAAAGAAAAAAATAA